The following nucleotide sequence is from Nothobranchius furzeri strain GRZ-AD chromosome 6, NfurGRZ-RIMD1, whole genome shotgun sequence.
tcatttttacacaTATTATATTTTAACTAACTTGTCCTAGGGTTTTAGGCCTACGACCTAAAATTGATAAGCCAttcaaagtcaagtcaaagtcattttattgtcatttctaccacatgtgcaggacatacagagaaacgaaattgagtttcagtgcacacaattcaaagatcagacatacatgggtaagacacatgacaagaattggtgactgcggtcattcacaacatgagtcgcactaccttaatagatagatgaaaagggtgttacatgaggataattgggggtaaggtaaaaaaaaaaaggcatagcagagttagacccagcggggagtaactctattatacaaaaaaaccctcctcaacatagaagcacaaacagcacagatacaaaacatcggagtccgatggggaggcggggttgggcgggatcctgaagcctccaatgggagcttccAGTGTGGtgcatcaaccagctgcagaccaacaggtgggagggagagttaaggaacagagagcacattgagtttcctgcaggtcgctgacctcagcagaagtcacaatctgaaggcagggggggaaggtcgggacacagcatctgtcagcattccccctttcgtgggggtgtgctgaagcagccttgagaggctgcttggcgtcagataaggataaaacatgactttgtttggggcaggcagagataattttcctctctgccttggagtctataagtggtcattcatgtccaccagtgaagccaattttacgtgttctaaacatccccgcatcgtccggcgaccctctccaagatgacatccatcttgcatactaacacaggcaacgccgcgaggacattatccagcttacggttcacctcgagtagtgtcccagtctgtgaggtcaccgcacgagcggcacattccatgggcacgggtcgcactccaatcgctcctgtcttcccaaatttccagaaaaccagatatcctcccactctaatcagaagaaatccagtgatcatcaggccgaacatccacaaatcttccacgtcctcgatggacaactgagagaggcacacgatccgCCAGACCTCCcaggaatcgagtgcatatccccctgcgaatgtcccctcgggacaggtgggaacccccttctccgttctcatcgtagaaaaaatgttgtcaatcgcgttgaatgaccagttaattaagtccatatttccaaaaaagagtagtggtttcaggagaaatgcagataagtgctctgtaggcagacgggacaagagccttggggaagcagataagggagctgagaaaaaagcgtctgtactctctgaaggctgaagaAATTGGGAATCAAAAGTTGTCTAAATAGTTTTCAAAAGGCCTAATGGTGTAGTTCTGGCTTAGTCTCAAATATTGATCTATTGACATTAAAGTCCTTGGTTTATTAACTTGCAGACACATGATCAGAGCTATATCCAACTTAGTGTGTGTCATCACCAAAGCCACTTctgctgacaacaggaagtatattgttttactCTAAAAGGTCCACAGTTGACATTTGTATAGAATCAACATGAGACACTGCCCAATTACAGAAGACATGCTGGTGTAATGCAGCATTCAGTACTGAGATACGGGGTTGTGGTGGCATGGCAAAATCTGATGGCCAGCCGTGGCCCTCACCAAATTAAACACAACAGATGTTACAGCCTCTCAAAGAAATGTTTGCAAATTGTTGGTAATTGTAGTCTTAATATTGCCACAGGGCCCCGTGCCTACATTAATCTCTTTAATAATTTCAACACAAAAAGGTCATAATATGTCAGCATGACTTTCTTGTTTATTCCTTGTAACTATGTTGAGTGTTAACTTGAAAAGGTTTGTAAATTGTTAACTCTGTAAGCCCATAGTTCCTTTTATACACAACAAGCTGTCCTATCCAATTCTGATACCATTAAAATATAGCTATCGTCCCATAAATACGTCTGAGATACTGACTCAAAAATGGAACCACAatcagccacctcctctacatggatgaCATACAGCTGTATATCAAGAGTGAGCGAGACAttgactcactgatccacaccaccaggatctatAGCACTGATAATGGAACGTCATCtggacttgagaagtgtggttGAATGTTGACAAAGGAAGGGAAGGTAATACATACAGGAGGGGTCTCACTCCCTGAAGGAACAAAATCAgacattgaggacagctacaaaTTCCTTGGTGTCCaacaagcaaatggcaaccttgATGAGGCTGCAAGGAAATAAGCCACAACCAAATACTTAAAACAAATAAGACAAGTCCTAAGAAATCAGCTCAAGGGCAAGAACAAGATTCGGGAAATAAACAGCTATGCCCTGCTAGCAATCAGATGTCTGTCAGGAATAATGAGCTGGCCAAAAGAaaaaatacagaccacagatgttacagtttttctcaattgtttacacacatttcctgaaagcatgcctcatattctcagaactctacacacaaatccaaaaaaaaaaaaaaaacccacacacacacacaatgggcaaaacccctcacttaacttgcaaaattaaacttcacattcaaaacaatattatttctcctcaaaatgtgattttgttgtcaaatgacacacacaaaccatcatatgaatagacatttataagaaccagcagaacacttatgtgctcagtgttaaacactatgatgaatggaaaacacgtcttctccgttcatcataatgactaaagCCTTTTCGGTTCAGTGTTACACCTACTACAATACATGCATGTGTTGTTATTTCAGATTATTGTTTTgacactctgaacacacaaatacatggtagaaattattttatttttctcacaAAACATTGCACACAATGTTTATCCCATTCCCAACCAACACATAGTTTCACACATAAACTACATACAACAGAAGAAATTACTGTATACTGTTACAGTAAAAAAGGAAACTAAGCTGCATCCTCTCTTCTGTTGCGGTCTGGCCTCAgcgcctcatccacatcacaagcaatgttgtccctggccaagcagcgggggaaatatctcctagcatggcgattccagccatgaaaagaaTCAGCTGCTATATCTCCACATGTGTCCTCCATAGCTTGGAGAAGAGTTATACGGGTTTGTGGCTGTCGGTCATACAACTTCCATTTCCATGCAGGAAAAAAatcctcaatgggattgaggaatggagaatatggagGGAGATAAACTACAAAGCGTGTGATGTCAGTGAACCAGTTACGAACCACAGCAGCCCTGTGGAAACTTACGTTGTCCCAAATGACAACGTAGCTGGGATGTTCTGGACCATCTACTTGATCTGGTGgaatgagtgtgttgtgtagggtgtccaggaatgtgatcagatgggcgGAGTTGTAGGGGTCAAGGGTTgcatggtgatggatgatgccatggtagccaagcgctgcacacattgtgatgttccctCCGTGCTGGCCAGGGAATTCAACAATTTTCTTcatgaaaattgtgccaacagcagagaattgtgtgtagtgttttgagaAAAGTGTATTTTAGATTTGCAATTCgagtgcaaagcaggaattgtgcttgtagtttagcagaGTTGGTTAAGAGGGTTGGTgaattggttacatgttgtggtaattgtgtctcaagtaccagaaaatgtgtgtaaaaatttgagaaaaactgtaagacaCAAAAGCTCCCAACCATGCATGGATGATTTGACCCAAAATCCAGCACCCTGAAACTGTATGCTAGCAGTAAGGAAGGAGTCAGAGGACTAGCTAGTGTGAGAGCTATGATCCAAGATGAAACAGCCAAGATATTTACGTACATCAAGGATAAGACATTTACGAATgacatgctcagtgaatgtcaCAGACAATGGCAAACTGAGGAGCAGGTGCTGGAAATACTATTGTGGAAGGACACCCCTACATGTGATGTACCACCGACAGGACATAGGACAACTAAGACAAACAAAAACTGAGGTTTAGGTAGCATGAGGTTGAGGTTTCTGAACAGTGACGTTAGTAGAAATGTTAGCTTTACCAACGCACTCTTCTGAATAAAGATTTCTGAAGTTTATCCTGGAATATGGCCGCATCTCTCCCGGTTAAATGGTTACAGGCCCAAGTGCTCGATTGACCACTGGTACTTCTGAGGCCTTGACTCCCCAAAAAACTTCTATTTCCTGTTCGGCTCCTTGATATTTTGAATGTTATAAATAAATGTGTACACTGGTCTCATAATGTTTAAATGTCCCCTTAAACCATGAAACAGTCAGAATTGTATATTTTTGTAAACAGACCTCATAAACCCTAGTTGTCTCCATAAACCACCATGTTGTCAAGTCCTCATAAGCCTGTGGAAATTCATATGTGAAATGTAAGTATGTTCTgatatgtttttcttatttttgaagAGAAACTTTTCTTTGATGGGTAAAATCAAAATTTTTGACATACTTTTTGTGTTCACCAGATGCAGGGAAAGGTGTGTCCTCATAAGCCACCAAAAAGTCATAGTGGTTTCATAAACCATATACACACATGTTgtgtatgcacgtgtgtgtgtgtgtgtgtgtgtgtgtgtgtgcgtgcgtgcgtgtgtgtgagtgcgtgcgtgtgtgtgtgtgtgtgtgcgcgcgcgtggatgtgtgtgtgcgttcgtATGTGtacgttcgtgtgtgtgtgtgcgtgggtgtgtgtacctgtgtgtgtgtacgttcgtgtgtgtgtgtgtgtgtgtgtgtgcgtgtgtgcgtgtgtgtgcgtgtgtgcgtgggtgcgtgtacctgtgtgtgtgtacgtttgtgtgtgtgtgtttgtgtgtgtgtgtgtgtgtgtgtacctgtgtgtgtgtacgttcgtgtgtgtgtgtgcgtgggtgtgtgtacgtttgtgtgtgtgtgtgtgtgtacatttttgCTGCCTGTTTGTTAGAgttaaagtcatcatcacacatgGGTGACATTTATCTCTGGTTAGCTGCAGCTCGGGAACTATGTGCTGGTTTAACCCCTAAAGCTGAGCAGGGAGGTGtcgtttttaaagtctttggtatgacccgactgggagaTGAATTCCGACCTccaagtcccagggcggacactccacccctgggccactgagctggttagcaGCTCAGGGTGGGATGGGGGTGTGGGGGGTGTGGGTGAGTCTATTTAACTCTCTCTGGCTCCCTCTAGAGGAAGCGGGcttcagggctgccaactctcacacacTGGGCATGGGACACACAcatctgaccctcttcacacgctctcatgccacacctccGATGTCTCATGCTGAACCTTCACCAGCTGATTGTTAAGCTAACCTGCGTACAAGTTTTTGATCACAAAGCGACACAAATACCTTTAGGCTGGTGTTGCTGAGACACAAAAGTGTTTTATTCTTCTGTTGGTCCGTTTAAACATTTAACACCAAAAGACAacgatttaaacattttatgttAAAGCTTATGTGAAAAAACCAAAACCTCTGCAGCAGCCTCCAGGTCCAGGTGTCACTGGGCTGATATTGTCACTGGTGTGTGTGAGTTTTGTCACCAGTGTGAGTGCTAAAGCAGCAGATGGCATGTAGTTAATGCAGTTTATTTTGTCTTAAAGAAAGTGATGGAAGACGAACAGGGACACTGGCTCTGGTGCAGAAACAAAGAAATGTGGATTCACAAGGTTGTCTGAAAAAAATGCAGCAACACTAACCCTTACCAGTGGTGATGGAGAGATTACAGATTAGAGATCGGGGTAATCAATCAGCTGCATTCCTCCCTTTCAAATGAAACCAAGCCCTTCCCATTTTGCTGCAGGAGGTCTCTATATAACCAGAGGACCAAGTGATGCTTTCCACTGCAGATCCTCTGATTCAGACCGACTCGCCAACATGTCGTTCAGCTCCAGATCCTACAGCGGCTCCACGACCCACAAGACCATCAGCGTCTACGGCGGAGCAGGAGGTTATGGCACTCGCTTCTCCTCTGCTCATGGCGGCTCTGGGGCTTATGTGGGAAGCTTGGGCAACGTCAGCGGGCTGGACCTCCGCGTAGACGCCAACGAGAAGGCCACCCTGCAGAACCTGAACTACCGTCTGTCATCCTACCTGCAGAAGGTCCACAAGCTGGAGAAGGAGAACAACCAGCTGGAGAAGCAGATCAGAGAGTGGTACGAGAGCAGAACTGTGGTGGCCCATGACCACAGCCACTACTTCGTCACCATCAAGGAGCTGCAGGAGCAGGTAGGAGGAAACCACACAGGGTGTGAGCTTTACCAGAGGAACCTGGCCATGCTGCATGTTCAGGCTCACATCCTGAGAGCCTTCAGCTCTAACGATTAGAAGTAAAGCAGAGAAATCCTTACCTTCATACCCGTTTCGTTCCGCTGTGACCCGAACAGAACACGATTAGTTCTTCAATATTTTACTGTTTTGGGTGGTTTCTGGTCCTACCTTCAGACCATGTAAACCTTCTCAGAGCCCACCATCATCAGTCTGTTAGATTAGAGTACATCTGACCTCAGGTGTGTTGATGTTCCCTCTCAGATCCAAGCTGCCTCTTTGCGCAACGCTAAAGCTGTCCTGAGCATCGACAACGCCAAACTGGCTGCTGACGATTTTAAGATGAAGTAAGTGTTTTCTCTGTGTGTTGCTACTGAGGTGATGTTTCTCACACGCATCAGAGCGAGCTCATGTCTGGATGACAGCTGGTGCTTCTAATGAGCCTCTGAAACCTCTCTGACCTGCCCTGACCTGCCCTGACCTGCTCTGACCTGCTCTAACCTGCCCTGACCTGCCCTGACCTGCTGTGACCTGCTCTGACTCGTACAATCCTCTCAGGTTTGAGAACGAGGTCAGCCTGAGGCAGGCTGTAGAGGGCGACATCGCTGGACTCAAGAGGGTGCTGGATGAGTTGAATCTGCTCCGAATGGATCTGGAGAGTCAGTACGAGTCCCTGAAAGAAGAGCTCATCATGTTGAAGAAGAACCATGAGGAGGTAAGAGAGCAGCTAACCACCAGCAGCTTTATCTAGTAGCAGCTGTTTACTGTGAGATTCAGATTTCTCCATTCATCTGATCCATCTATAAATGATaagtgacccgcacttgtacagcgcctctcagagtaagcactccaaagcgctttaccctacagtgcatcattcatccattcacacacacattcacacactgacggtgatgagctacgatgtagccacatctgccctggggcgcactgacagaggcgaggctgccaagctcaggcgccaccggtccctccgaccactggTGGGTCACTATGATGTAGTGAATGATCCTCCCCCTTAGGTTCCTGTTTCCAGAAGCATCTCCATGTACTCTCCTCTTCAGCTCACTGCTGCTGTTTGTCCAACACGTCTCAGCTACAGACCCAAGAACCAaaatgccttccagctcagccgcTCTTCACTCAATCCTAATAAAAGCGAGTTTTCctgcaggagctgctgctgctgaggaccCAGGTGGGCGGCCAGGTGAACGTGTCCGTGGACGCTGCTTCCTCTGTCGACCTGAACCAGGTCATGTCAGAGATCAGGGAGCACTACGAGGCTCTGATCGCTAAGAGCCGAAAGGACCTGGAGCTTTGGTATCAGAACAAGGTGAGAAGTGAAATAACAAATCTGATTCTTTCATGACGGATCAAACCTGGACTGGAGTCGTAACACGTGTGACGTTGTGTTTCTGCTCAGGTTACAGTCGTGGAGCAGGAGGTGAAGGTTACTTCggacactcttatgatgtcaaccACGGAGATTAAAGACCTGAAGACCACCCTCCAGAGGCTGGAGATTGAACTGCAGTCTAGTCTCAGTATGGTAGGTCCAGCAGTCTAACCTGAGCTAAACGCTCAGGGCTGTTCGTGTGAACAAGTCAGTAGATTTAGCGTTATGACCATGTGGATCATCTTTGTTCTCCACCCTCAACAGAAAGCATCTCTGGAGGGAAGCCTGGCAGAGATTCAGGCACGCTTCTCTGCACAACTAGCAAGCCTCCAGGCCAAGGTCACGAGCCTGGAGACTCAGATATCCCAGATCAACGCCAGCATCTCCATCAACAAGGACGAGTACAGCATGCTTCTGGACCTGAAGACCCGTCTGGAGCAGGAGATCGCCGAGTACAGGAGGCTGCTGGATGGGGAAGATGAGAGGTGAGACGTAGGAAGAGACACGCCCACTAATCATGGAGATGATCAGATTATTATGAGCACAGAGATGCAAACAAATAATGTCATCTTTTTTCTGCCCTAATTTCAGCTCAAAACACGGTAAGCTACATTTGATTCCTGATTCAGCCTGAAGATATGTATAAGTTTTATCAGAATGATCGACTCATGAATCTTCTTTGTTTTTCTGCAGTCATCACAAAGGTGATCACGGTGCAGGAGACCGTCGTGGACGGAAAGGTGGTTCAGACCAGCAAGCGTGTTAATGTGGATGTGGATTAGGTCCAGCGAAGATCTGAAAAACATTAACAAAGTGAATAAAGATGCTGCAGCTGAGCTAAAGtgtcttttcttttgtttgtatAAAAACCACTCCTCTTTAGTTTGGTTAGCTCTTCGTGTCTCCACGGCGATGCACGTTTTGGCCGTAGCTTCTTAAGTCTGAGTGGAGCGAGCAGGTAGAGAGAGGACTACAGTCTCCTGGTAAAATCATTGACATTGAGATCACAAGCTACCGGAGAAGGACGAGTCTTTCTAACAACTTCGAGAGAACCTGAAGCAACCTCTGGGGCAAGATGATGCTTCCTTACAGAGGTCGCCTGCTGGAAGAGACCGGTGCTGCTACACTGTAACCCCGAAcaagttcactgaactcaaaatgtatgaggaaactgattacctaataATGTTTAAGTTACCGTATCTAAAATTATAAATTTAACATAACTTTAAAAATACGACCTGGATAAAATTAAGGCATTTAACTACCTCCAACCTATAACTTAGCACTTAAGCAACTTACAAAGTTTAATTTAACTAAACTtgcatattttaatttatttgaactttattgcatgtttttactgactTCAATATTATAACTTATATGAACCCTAAATGGACCtattaaaccctaacccaaataagttgaatttacttaaaaatgacaatgtggcaggCTGGTGAAAGCAGTATACCAGATCATGACTCACGCACCCATAGATGCTAACAGCCAATCAAAGTGGATcactcaaagtcaagtcaagagcatCTGGTGTGAAAAACCACAGTATTAATAACAATGAGACGGCAAAGCGGCACAGCacagcattactttgaccaacctcctcacttatgggGCCAACATGATGcaaaaagtaacaccacattTGCAACATTGAATGAAATAATAACGAGAACAACAATCctccacaataaacatgcataaacactaCAAAATAGAGCTATAAAACTGAAAACAtgattacccacaatgcaccgcgCCCACCAGTTGTTTGTTGTTCCTGAAATCCACCAAAATAGCCAGTTCATGGTTGTTTTTCCCATTaatccacaaatatttaaaaaaatatgcaagtctgtttatcagacacactttagggttgacgtaaagatgaatggaataatatagaaacataaaataatacatCAATATTTTATTACTCATTAAAGTTAAGTTGTTCTTTATTGATTAATTTAAGTTATGCTTGCTTTAAAAAGAAATAGTTcagtttaattaaaacatttgagttatatgtacttaaaacaaggaaaaggttgaactaactcaacacatttgagttctaaaaacaattttactttattttatgaGTTTCATCTACTCagtatatttgattattttgaacTTTTGGGTTTACAGTGTAAAGAGCACAGGGCAGTGGTCAGAGACAGCCAGGTCAACAATAGAGGACCATCTGGTGGACAGGCCATGAGTGATGGCCGAGTCCAGGGTGTGTTCTCCGTTGTGAGTTGGCCGCGTGACATGTTGACTAAAATCCAAATAATTCAGGATATTAAAACATCTTTTGAGAAAGAGTTTAAAAGGGTTTCCATGTGAAGATTAAAACCAGGGCTACAATGATCCTTTCCGAGGAAGGAGTTGTGCAGAGCTAATAAAATTCTGTTTAGGACGCGACAAACGGTGAGCTAAAGTCTGAGGAGAGCTAAAAGCTGTTAGAGGAGCTGTTAGGAGGTAAAACGATAACATCAAACAGGTGTGGCAGAATGTGTTGATGAACTTATAACAGCAGGACCGCCTCCCCTTCGCTACTCCTCGTCGAATGAGTGAAATTAACAACAACAGGTGCATCTGCACTCAGCCACGTCTCTGTCAAAGCAAACAGTAAAGTTTATGTTCTAAAATCAGGTTGAGTTTTGTTCAGCAGTGAGCGAACATTTAAAATATGAACAGTGACGGTTACTCAGAGCGGGAATTCTGGTAATGGTTTAGGTTATTTGTTTGCTCTCTGCTGAGAAGGACAGGTATGAGTGAGGTGTGGGAAGGTCCAAGTCTGACGTGTGGGTGACCGTTTGAATCAGCCCTGGGTTCAGCAGGAACCTGTCAAGGTGAAGGCTATCCGCCCCGAACAGATGACTCCTGCCCAGAAAATGTTAAATTGTCTATAAAACCAATGTTATGCAACACGGTGACGAGGAAAGCCAAGTGCTCCAAGATCGAAGTCCGCTACAACGACCCGTTCCTCTGCCGGTGGTGGGAGTGGGGCCAGAATAAAACAGACACGAGTGTTTTAAAAATAGAACGGTGGATAAAATCACGCCGGAGGAGCTCTGACCGCAGCATGCAGATGTTGTCGGTACCAACGTGGATGATGGTTTTACTAACTGCTGAGTGGCTCTGGATGATGTCGGGACCTTCTCTGCAACGTCCATCACCGTAGCTCCAGGAAACAGAGTCAGGGCTCCTCTCATCCTTACGTTGCAGACGATGGCGTCCCCAGTGATGAGCGTGGTGGGTCTGCTGGTAGACGCCGGGCAGAGGATCTTTCCAGGACCTGTTGGATGATGGGCAGACCTTCCCCGGGCCTGCAGCGATGACTAGTTGGAACCGATGGCCCATTTCGTTGGTTCAGGATGGGATGGGATCGATGGGCTTTGGCGTCGGTCCGGGGATTGGCGTGACGTGGAAGGCTGCTGGTCCTGCAGCGGTCCTGCGGAGCTACGCCGCAGGACTGGCAGAGGAGGAAATCCAGCTCTGAGGCACTGAAACAGTTGGACAACAGCAGACGAGGTGAAGGAGA
It contains:
- the LOC107392509 gene encoding keratin, type I cytoskeletal 13 isoform X1; this translates as MSFSSRSYSGSTTHKTISVYGGAGGYGTRFSSAHGGSGAYVGSLGNVSGLDLRVDANEKATLQNLNYRLSSYLQKVHKLEKENNQLEKQIREWYESRTVVAHDHSHYFVTIKELQEQIQAASLRNAKAVLSIDNAKLAADDFKMKFENEVSLRQAVEGDIAGLKRVLDELNLLRMDLESQYESLKEELIMLKKNHEEELLLLRTQVGGQVNVSVDAASSVDLNQVMSEIREHYEALIAKSRKDLELWYQNKVTVVEQEVKVTSDTLMMSTTEIKDLKTTLQRLEIELQSSLSMKASLEGSLAEIQARFSAQLASLQAKVTSLETQISQINASISINKDEYSMLLDLKTRLEQEIAEYRRLLDGEDESSKHVITKVITVQETVVDGKVVQTSKRVNVDVD
- the LOC107392509 gene encoding keratin, type I cytoskeletal 13 isoform X2 — encoded protein: MSFSSRSYSGSTTHKTISVYGGAGGYGTRFSSAHGGSGAYVGSLGNVSGLDLRVDANEKATLQNLNYRLSSYLQKVHKLEKENNQLEKQIREWYESRTVVAHDHSHYFVTIKELQEQIQAASLRNAKAVLSIDNAKLAADDFKMKFENEVSLRQAVEGDIAGLKRVLDELNLLRMDLESQYESLKEELIMLKKNHEEELLLLRTQVGGQVNVSVDAASSVDLNQVMSEIREHYEALIAKSRKDLELWYQNKVTVVEQEVKVTSDTLMMSTTEIKDLKTTLQRLEIELQSSLSMKASLEGSLAEIQARFSAQLASLQAKVTSLETQISQINASISINKDEYSMLLDLKTRLEQEIAEYRRLLDGEDESHHKGDHGAGDRRGRKGGSDQQAC